One region of Mycolicibacterium rhodesiae NBB3 genomic DNA includes:
- a CDS encoding sodium:solute symporter family protein, with product MPQLEFIQQSGALGYALLFGPGIVLLLIALAVKGAVKTTHNFVISGRLLGFGFGVASLISVWTWSMAVMLSSAQAYTWGTSGLVWFIVPNGLAVIIMVPFALKLRQKMPSGYTLAEFIRARFNNSISSVATLIFLIGALLGVIMINLAGLVLVMNKIFGLTPISIVITGIVVVTVYSYFGGLTTSAVTGTLNTLLLGVGSSVVVLFALAKAGGAELVFNEVDALGDQHLNPFNPVTAASFGLALALGLLTNVIADQSFWQRVWAIRPKDLGRSFLWAGVWFYPIPLALGLLGFIGVAYGVTPEQLGSLGAGAIGPHVIASLGLPVFIIALYTLVVVNACFAAIDGALSGVTSLVAVDIVHRYWPKVSERKLLTITKTSMIVAAAVAGGVVLTGIDYVNLVTTVYFYGTSLLIPVTLSIFWSRMTGTGYVAGVLAGIAVGGPLRETLGPTYGPLFGIIGLIAASAIVSVVVSLRANSRFDFDSLAEGKAALLARDVATAEKPEEPTNPTAGDPVIAGQQ from the coding sequence TTGCCGCAGCTCGAATTCATCCAGCAGTCAGGCGCATTGGGATATGCGCTGCTGTTCGGTCCGGGCATCGTCCTGTTGCTCATCGCCCTCGCGGTGAAGGGCGCCGTCAAGACGACGCACAACTTCGTGATCTCGGGCCGGCTACTCGGATTCGGTTTCGGGGTGGCGTCGCTCATCTCGGTGTGGACGTGGTCGATGGCGGTCATGCTGTCGTCCGCCCAGGCCTACACCTGGGGTACCTCGGGTCTCGTGTGGTTTATCGTGCCCAACGGACTCGCCGTGATCATCATGGTGCCCTTCGCCCTGAAGCTCCGCCAGAAGATGCCGTCGGGATACACACTCGCGGAGTTCATCCGAGCGCGGTTCAACAACTCGATCAGCAGCGTGGCGACCCTGATCTTCCTGATCGGTGCGCTGCTCGGCGTCATCATGATCAACCTCGCGGGGCTGGTGCTGGTGATGAACAAGATCTTCGGGCTCACCCCGATCAGCATCGTCATCACCGGCATCGTCGTCGTCACCGTGTACTCGTACTTCGGCGGGCTGACGACATCAGCGGTGACGGGGACGTTGAACACCCTCCTGCTCGGCGTCGGTTCGTCCGTGGTGGTGCTGTTCGCTCTCGCCAAGGCAGGCGGGGCCGAACTCGTCTTCAATGAGGTCGACGCGCTCGGCGATCAACACCTCAACCCGTTCAACCCGGTCACCGCCGCCAGCTTCGGCCTCGCGCTAGCGCTCGGACTGCTCACCAATGTCATCGCCGATCAGTCCTTCTGGCAACGCGTTTGGGCGATCAGGCCAAAGGACCTCGGTCGCAGCTTCCTCTGGGCGGGCGTGTGGTTCTACCCCATCCCGCTTGCGCTCGGCCTTCTCGGTTTCATCGGTGTCGCCTACGGCGTCACGCCCGAGCAGCTGGGTTCGCTGGGCGCGGGAGCCATCGGCCCGCACGTCATCGCCAGTCTCGGGCTGCCGGTGTTCATCATTGCCCTCTACACGCTCGTCGTCGTCAACGCGTGCTTCGCGGCCATCGACGGTGCGCTCTCGGGGGTGACTTCACTGGTCGCGGTCGACATCGTGCACCGGTACTGGCCGAAGGTGTCCGAGCGCAAGCTGCTCACCATCACGAAGACCAGCATGATCGTCGCGGCCGCTGTCGCGGGCGGGGTGGTGCTGACCGGTATCGACTACGTGAATCTCGTGACCACGGTGTACTTCTACGGCACCAGCCTGCTCATCCCTGTGACACTCAGTATCTTCTGGTCGCGCATGACAGGGACGGGGTATGTCGCAGGGGTGCTCGCGGGTATCGCAGTCGGCGGTCCGCTCCGCGAGACGCTCGGCCCGACCTACGGACCGCTTTTTGGAATCATCGGTTTGATCGCGGCGTCGGCAATCGTCTCGGTCGTGGTGAGCTTGCGTGCCAACAGCCGGTTCGACTTCGACAGCCTCGCCGAAGGCAAGGCGGCACTCCTCGCACGCGACGTTGCGACCGCCGAGAAGCCCGAGGAGCCGACGAATCCCACCGCAGGTGACCCCGTCATCGCCGGACAGCAGTAA
- a CDS encoding LLM class flavin-dependent oxidoreductase, which yields MRTECFARMSVSEQAIEERAARLKQPGKQFKLGFFTQVPSRVDQPARRTFAELVESIVAAEEIGYDSVWIGQHHFSPEDGGVPSPLVVLAAAAARTRRIQLGTAVIALPFEHPIRLAEDLAVLDEISEGRVQVGLGGARGDLQAFNTFGVDFSARHDLFDQHLEVLQYLLEGRTSAEFAQYEDAPDKGARTSPQRLSASDSVAGQQASADLEPKRLFPSAPSLRSRLWQTASSEDRARKIARNGNGLMIGAFHDHVIFHQLRFIVGYLEEWLALNGNLDDARVGAQRFTYHGESAEAIAAELGPHVSATQKTLEARFPQLGSLSPNEYLRSVTRSGTSRDIAAQLLEDPALLGFVTDFFPTTGLFPSVREGTSGADLDIERLQVFAEEIAPELGWKPAAHH from the coding sequence ATGAGAACGGAGTGCTTCGCGCGCATGTCGGTGTCTGAGCAAGCGATCGAAGAGCGTGCGGCGCGTTTGAAGCAACCGGGCAAGCAGTTCAAACTGGGGTTCTTCACTCAGGTGCCGAGCCGTGTCGACCAGCCGGCGCGACGTACATTCGCCGAGCTCGTCGAAAGCATTGTGGCCGCAGAAGAAATCGGGTACGACAGCGTCTGGATAGGGCAGCACCACTTCAGCCCCGAGGATGGCGGTGTGCCATCTCCCCTGGTCGTGTTGGCGGCGGCCGCGGCACGGACCAGGCGGATCCAGCTGGGGACGGCGGTCATCGCTCTGCCTTTCGAACACCCGATCAGACTCGCTGAGGATCTTGCAGTGCTGGACGAGATATCGGAGGGCCGAGTCCAGGTCGGATTAGGGGGAGCCCGAGGAGATCTGCAAGCTTTCAACACCTTTGGAGTCGACTTCTCGGCGCGGCACGACCTGTTCGACCAACATCTGGAAGTTCTTCAATATCTGTTGGAAGGCCGGACCAGTGCCGAGTTCGCCCAATATGAGGACGCCCCTGACAAGGGCGCCCGCACCTCACCGCAGCGGCTCTCGGCCTCTGATTCCGTTGCCGGGCAACAGGCTTCGGCAGACCTCGAGCCAAAGCGGCTCTTCCCCAGCGCGCCGAGTCTTCGCAGCCGGTTGTGGCAGACAGCCAGCAGCGAGGACCGAGCTCGGAAGATCGCGCGAAACGGGAACGGACTCATGATCGGCGCGTTCCACGACCATGTCATCTTTCACCAGCTTCGGTTCATCGTCGGCTACCTCGAAGAATGGCTGGCACTCAACGGAAATCTGGACGATGCGCGCGTGGGGGCGCAGCGGTTCACCTATCACGGTGAGAGCGCGGAAGCGATAGCGGCAGAACTCGGCCCGCATGTGTCGGCCACTCAGAAGACTCTGGAGGCCCGTTTCCCACAACTCGGATCGCTGTCTCCGAACGAGTATCTACGGTCGGTGACGCGCAGCGGTACCTCGCGAGATATCGCTGCACAGCTTCTGGAGGATCCCGCACTACTGGGATTCGTGACCGACTTCTTCCCCACGACCGGACTGTTCCCGTCTGTCAGAGAAGGGACTTCAGGAGCTGACCTCGACATCGAACGGTTGCAAGTGTTCGCCGAGGAGATTGCACCGGAACTCGGCTGGAAGCCTGCCGCCCATCACTAG
- a CDS encoding PLP-dependent cysteine synthase family protein — MARGQQRIFDDVTQTVGNTPIVRLNNRFGVDGTELLLKLEYYNPTASVKDRLSVGAINFAEKSGKLQPGGTIVAASSGNLGIGLAAAGASRGYRVVIVIYEDTSYERKVVVQNLGAELVLTPKEDGVRGSVEEAERIADTTPGAFFVNQFIIPINREVHRETTGPEIWADTAGDVDAVVIGVGSGGTLSGVGSFLKGKNPGIKIFAVEPDNSAVLSGEKFNPHKIYGLGPNFKSPNFADEVVDEILRVTEDDAAATARELARYAGIPAGLSGGASVAAARQVAERRDPSIRTIVTLVPDSADRYISSFLFQDAFDENGVLRAHVGV; from the coding sequence GTGGCAAGAGGTCAACAGCGAATCTTCGATGACGTCACACAAACGGTGGGCAACACCCCCATCGTGCGTTTGAACAACCGTTTCGGGGTCGACGGCACGGAGTTGCTGTTGAAGCTCGAGTACTACAACCCGACTGCCAGCGTGAAAGATCGGCTCTCCGTCGGCGCAATCAACTTCGCGGAGAAGAGCGGGAAACTGCAACCCGGTGGCACGATCGTCGCTGCGAGCAGCGGAAACCTCGGCATCGGACTGGCCGCTGCAGGTGCGAGCCGCGGTTATCGCGTTGTCATCGTCATCTACGAGGACACGAGTTACGAGCGGAAGGTCGTTGTACAGAACCTCGGGGCGGAGCTTGTTCTGACCCCGAAGGAAGATGGCGTGCGAGGGTCGGTTGAGGAAGCCGAGAGAATCGCCGACACCACGCCTGGCGCATTTTTCGTGAACCAGTTCATCATTCCCATCAACCGCGAAGTTCATCGGGAAACGACCGGACCTGAAATCTGGGCGGACACGGCAGGAGACGTCGACGCAGTAGTGATCGGCGTCGGGTCGGGCGGGACGCTCAGCGGTGTCGGATCCTTCCTGAAGGGGAAAAATCCCGGTATCAAGATCTTCGCGGTCGAGCCTGACAATTCCGCCGTTCTGAGCGGCGAGAAGTTCAATCCCCACAAGATCTACGGCTTGGGTCCCAACTTCAAGAGTCCCAATTTCGCAGATGAAGTCGTCGACGAGATTCTCCGAGTCACCGAGGACGACGCGGCCGCCACTGCCAGGGAACTTGCCAGATACGCCGGAATCCCCGCAGGCCTCAGCGGCGGAGCTTCGGTAGCTGCGGCCAGGCAGGTGGCCGAACGCCGAGACCCGTCGATCCGAACCATCGTCACTCTGGTTCCGGATTCCGCAGATCGTTACATATCCAGCTTCCTGTTTCAGGATGCCTTCGATGAGAACGGAGTGCTTCGCGCGCATGTCGGTGTCTGA
- the metX gene encoding homoserine O-acetyltransferase MetX, which translates to MSVQSTDRQDAVRSGGAWATIGDLILESGAPLPDVSLFYEVFGDLADDKSNAVLVFHGLAANSHLACDSATADAGWWSGVVGPGLGLDTERLCVISANVLGGCYGSTGPTSIAPDGQYWASRFPALTIRDQVAAAVRLGENLGISTWAGIVGVSFGGMHALEWHVAQQGRAERVAVIAAPWATTAEQLATNTMQTEIVKLDPEFHDGFYRRVGTRPRAGLALARQVGMLQYRAHDEFNERFGRARQDVDEGPYVVESYFRANGAKFAESFDANSFITLGGAKSSHDIGRGRGGPERALQSSTAPLLVVGIESDRLFPLEQQRFIARHSPGSVSGDEPVVLHSGHGHDAFLIDQAWMGRTLGDFLG; encoded by the coding sequence ATGAGTGTTCAGAGCACCGATCGACAGGATGCGGTGCGTTCGGGTGGTGCGTGGGCGACGATCGGCGATCTCATTCTCGAATCCGGTGCGCCGCTTCCGGACGTAAGTCTCTTCTACGAGGTGTTCGGCGATCTTGCCGACGATAAGAGCAATGCGGTCTTGGTGTTCCACGGGCTCGCTGCCAATAGTCACCTTGCATGTGACTCCGCCACAGCGGATGCCGGTTGGTGGTCGGGCGTGGTAGGGCCGGGCCTCGGCTTGGACACCGAACGCTTATGCGTGATCTCCGCCAACGTTCTCGGCGGCTGCTACGGATCGACGGGTCCCACGAGCATCGCACCTGACGGTCAGTATTGGGCGAGCCGGTTTCCGGCGCTGACCATCCGCGACCAGGTAGCCGCTGCGGTGCGGCTGGGCGAGAACCTCGGAATTTCCACCTGGGCCGGGATCGTGGGGGTGTCGTTCGGCGGCATGCACGCACTCGAATGGCATGTGGCTCAACAGGGTAGAGCCGAACGCGTGGCGGTGATCGCGGCTCCTTGGGCGACGACCGCCGAACAGCTCGCGACCAACACCATGCAGACCGAGATCGTGAAGCTGGACCCGGAATTTCATGACGGGTTCTACCGCCGAGTCGGCACGCGGCCGCGCGCCGGTCTTGCACTTGCCCGGCAGGTGGGGATGCTGCAGTACCGCGCTCACGACGAGTTCAACGAGCGGTTCGGCCGCGCACGACAGGACGTCGACGAGGGACCGTACGTGGTCGAGTCCTACTTTCGTGCGAACGGAGCCAAGTTCGCCGAATCGTTCGACGCGAACAGCTTCATCACACTCGGCGGCGCCAAGAGCTCGCACGATATCGGGCGTGGCCGTGGGGGCCCCGAACGCGCGCTGCAGTCGTCGACGGCTCCGCTTCTCGTCGTCGGCATCGAATCCGACCGGCTCTTTCCGTTGGAGCAACAGCGATTCATCGCTCGTCACTCGCCCGGCAGCGTCAGCGGAGACGAACCAGTGGTACTTCACAGCGGGCACGGCCATGACGCGTTTCTCATCGACCAGGCGTGGATGGGCCGCACCCTCGGAGACTTTCTGGGCTGA
- a CDS encoding beta-phosphoglucomutase family hydrolase — MLGLPDDIRATLFDLDGVLTDTASVHKKAWKSMFDDFLAADAQRTGAKFVPFDIDSDYLKYVDGKKREDGVRSFLASRNIDIPEGAPDDGGDAVTVYGLGNRKNEQFQHTLQADGVEVFEGSRRYLEAVVDAGLATAVVSSSANTREILELTGLDRFVQQRVDGVTLREENIAGKPAPDSFLRAAELLGVTPAQAVVFEDALSGVEAGRAGNFGYVVGVDRIGHAEALRRKGADVVVTDLAELMSR, encoded by the coding sequence GTGCTCGGTTTACCGGACGATATCCGTGCCACCCTTTTCGACCTCGACGGAGTACTGACAGATACCGCCAGCGTGCACAAAAAGGCCTGGAAGTCGATGTTCGACGACTTTCTGGCGGCCGATGCGCAGCGCACAGGGGCGAAATTCGTCCCGTTCGACATCGACTCGGACTACCTGAAGTACGTGGACGGCAAAAAGCGAGAGGACGGCGTCCGGTCCTTCCTCGCCAGCAGGAACATCGACATTCCCGAGGGCGCCCCCGATGACGGAGGCGATGCGGTGACGGTTTACGGCCTCGGCAACCGCAAGAACGAGCAATTTCAGCACACGCTGCAGGCCGACGGGGTCGAAGTCTTCGAAGGGTCCCGCCGCTATCTCGAGGCGGTCGTGGACGCGGGGTTGGCGACCGCGGTGGTGTCGTCGAGCGCAAACACCCGCGAGATCCTGGAGCTGACCGGGCTCGATAGATTCGTCCAGCAGCGCGTTGACGGGGTCACCCTGCGAGAGGAGAACATCGCCGGCAAGCCCGCCCCGGATTCATTTCTTCGTGCCGCGGAACTCCTCGGCGTCACTCCGGCGCAGGCCGTCGTGTTCGAGGACGCGCTTTCCGGTGTCGAGGCGGGGCGGGCCGGCAACTTCGGCTACGTGGTCGGCGTCGACCGCATCGGACACGCAGAAGCGTTGCGGCGCAAGGGTGCCGACGTCGTGGTCACCGATCTGGCCGAGTTGATGTCACGATGA
- a CDS encoding glycoside hydrolase family 65 protein: MISGKNFTVEPWHIRETSFDLDLLDEAESLFALSNGHIGMRGNLEEGEPHGLPGTYLNSYYEVRPLPYAEAGFGYPEAGQTLVNITNGKLIRLLVDDEPFDLRYGELLEHERVLDMRAGTLTRTADWRSPAGKQVRVVSTRLVSLAQRSVAAIEYTVEAVDEFARVTVQSELVANEQLPDSADDPRVAAVLDNPLEAVGHEHSEYGAILLHRTRISELLMAAAMTHDVEVPGRVEVTTGARTDWATTTVICGLRPGQKLRIVKYLAYGWSSLRSRPALRDQVAAALSGARYTGWEGLLESQREYLDEFWDSADVEVEGDPDSQQAVRFGLFHVLQASARAERRAIPGKGLTGTGYDGHAFWDTEGFVLPLLTYTAPYAAADALRWRASTLDLARERAAQLNLTGAAFPWRTIRGEECSAYWPAGTAAWHVNADIAMAFERYRVVTGDDSLEAECGLAVLVETARLWLSLGHHDRFGVWHVDGVTGPDEYTAVVRDNVFTNLMAAHNLRTAAEGCLRHPDRAEELGVTEAEMADWRTAADDAFIPFDDDLGVHPQCAGFTTLQEWDFVTNTTYPLLLHAPYVRLYPAQVIKQADLVLAMQWQSHAFTLEQKARNVDYYERRTTRDSSLSACTQAVMCAEVGHLELAHDYAYEAALIDLRDLHHNTRDGLHMASLAGAWTALVAGFGGLRDDDGVLSLDPRLPSGITRLRFRLRWRDFRITVDVNHENVTYTVRDGPHTAMTIRHGGEDLEISTDEPSTVAIKPREPLLPEPQQPPGREPLRRRLQQG; the protein is encoded by the coding sequence ATGATCAGTGGGAAGAACTTCACCGTCGAGCCGTGGCACATCCGCGAAACCTCGTTCGACCTCGACCTCCTCGATGAAGCCGAGTCACTGTTCGCGCTGTCCAACGGGCACATCGGCATGCGAGGCAATCTCGAGGAGGGCGAACCACACGGACTGCCCGGTACCTATTTGAACTCGTACTACGAGGTGCGTCCACTCCCGTACGCCGAAGCGGGGTTCGGCTATCCCGAGGCCGGTCAGACGCTGGTCAACATCACCAACGGCAAACTGATCCGCCTGCTCGTCGATGACGAGCCGTTCGACTTGCGGTACGGCGAACTGCTCGAACATGAACGCGTCCTCGACATGAGGGCCGGCACACTGACCCGCACCGCGGATTGGCGTTCTCCGGCGGGCAAGCAGGTCAGGGTCGTGTCGACTCGTCTGGTGTCGCTCGCACAACGCAGCGTCGCTGCCATCGAGTACACGGTCGAGGCCGTCGATGAATTCGCTCGTGTCACGGTCCAGTCCGAATTGGTGGCCAACGAGCAGCTTCCCGACTCGGCAGACGACCCCAGGGTGGCCGCCGTACTCGACAATCCGCTGGAAGCCGTTGGACACGAACACTCCGAGTACGGCGCGATCCTCCTACACCGGACCAGGATCAGCGAGCTGCTGATGGCCGCGGCGATGACGCACGACGTCGAGGTTCCCGGTCGCGTCGAGGTGACCACCGGCGCCCGCACGGATTGGGCCACCACCACGGTGATCTGTGGTCTGCGGCCGGGCCAGAAACTGCGCATCGTGAAATACCTCGCCTATGGGTGGTCCAGTCTGAGATCCCGTCCAGCACTGCGTGATCAGGTCGCGGCGGCGCTCAGCGGTGCTCGCTACACCGGCTGGGAGGGCCTGCTCGAGTCTCAGCGTGAATATCTCGACGAGTTCTGGGACTCCGCCGATGTGGAGGTCGAGGGTGACCCCGACAGTCAGCAGGCAGTGCGGTTCGGGCTGTTCCATGTACTGCAGGCCAGTGCGCGCGCCGAACGCCGGGCGATCCCCGGAAAAGGATTGACGGGCACCGGATACGACGGGCACGCGTTCTGGGATACCGAAGGTTTCGTGCTGCCGCTGCTCACCTACACCGCACCCTATGCGGCCGCCGACGCGTTGCGATGGCGCGCCTCCACGTTGGATCTCGCGCGGGAGCGTGCCGCACAACTGAATCTCACCGGCGCCGCGTTCCCGTGGCGCACCATTCGCGGTGAGGAGTGCTCAGCGTACTGGCCGGCGGGCACTGCCGCCTGGCACGTGAATGCCGACATTGCCATGGCCTTCGAGCGGTACCGCGTCGTGACGGGTGACGATTCACTGGAAGCCGAGTGTGGCCTGGCGGTCCTCGTCGAGACCGCGCGGTTGTGGCTGTCGCTGGGGCATCACGACCGATTCGGGGTGTGGCATGTCGACGGAGTCACGGGCCCAGACGAGTACACGGCCGTCGTGCGGGACAACGTGTTCACGAATCTGATGGCGGCACACAACCTTCGGACCGCGGCCGAAGGCTGCCTGCGCCATCCTGACCGCGCCGAAGAGTTGGGGGTCACGGAAGCTGAGATGGCCGATTGGCGCACTGCCGCCGATGACGCGTTCATCCCGTTCGACGACGATCTCGGCGTCCATCCGCAGTGCGCAGGATTCACCACGCTCCAGGAGTGGGACTTCGTGACCAACACGACGTATCCGCTTCTGTTGCACGCACCCTATGTGCGGCTGTACCCGGCACAGGTGATCAAACAGGCGGATCTGGTATTGGCGATGCAGTGGCAGAGCCATGCGTTCACGCTGGAACAGAAGGCGCGCAATGTCGACTATTACGAGCGCCGGACTACGCGCGACTCATCGCTCTCGGCGTGCACGCAGGCGGTGATGTGCGCCGAAGTCGGCCATCTCGAGTTGGCACATGACTACGCGTACGAGGCCGCGCTGATCGACCTTCGCGATCTACACCACAACACCCGCGACGGTCTGCACATGGCGTCGTTGGCGGGAGCGTGGACCGCGTTGGTGGCAGGCTTCGGTGGGCTGCGCGACGACGACGGGGTGCTGTCGCTCGACCCGCGACTGCCCTCGGGGATCACCCGGCTGCGATTCCGGCTGAGGTGGAGGGACTTCCGAATCACGGTTGATGTCAACCACGAGAACGTCACCTATACCGTGCGGGACGGGCCGCACACGGCCATGACGATCCGGCACGGGGGCGAAGACCTCGAGATCAGCACGGACGAGCCGTCGACGGTCGCCATCAAACCGCGAGAGCCGTTGCTTCCGGAGCCGCAACAACCGCCCGGCCGTGAACCGTTACGCCGCAGGCTGCAGCAAGGTTAG
- the phoU gene encoding phosphate signaling complex protein PhoU, which translates to MRTAYHEQLSGLGVRLAEMCGLAANALDDATRALLEADLSLAEQVIASHEQIAVMSRQAEETALRLLALQQPVAGDLRRLVCAIHIGADIERMGALAVHVARISRLRHPDCALPDDVRASFTEMGAGAVQLARTAREVLLSSDPEKASRMHKLDDAVDAEHRHLFTLLMDHNWQDGVCSAVDVALLGRYYERFADHAVEIGRRVVFEATGGMPSTKQLA; encoded by the coding sequence GTGCGCACCGCCTATCACGAACAACTGTCGGGCCTGGGCGTCCGGCTGGCCGAGATGTGCGGCCTTGCCGCGAACGCCCTGGATGACGCGACCCGCGCACTGCTGGAGGCGGACCTGTCGCTTGCCGAACAGGTCATCGCGTCCCACGAGCAGATCGCGGTCATGAGCCGTCAGGCCGAGGAAACAGCACTGCGACTGCTCGCGCTTCAGCAGCCCGTCGCCGGCGACCTGCGGAGGTTGGTCTGCGCTATCCACATCGGGGCCGACATCGAGCGGATGGGTGCGCTCGCGGTGCACGTCGCGAGGATCTCGCGGCTGCGACATCCCGATTGCGCCTTGCCGGACGACGTTCGTGCCAGCTTCACCGAAATGGGTGCGGGGGCAGTTCAACTCGCGAGGACCGCGCGTGAGGTCCTGCTGTCGAGCGATCCGGAGAAGGCGTCGCGGATGCACAAGCTCGATGACGCCGTGGACGCAGAACACCGGCATCTGTTCACGCTGTTGATGGACCACAACTGGCAGGACGGCGTCTGTTCGGCGGTCGACGTCGCACTGCTCGGCCGCTATTACGAGAGATTCGCCGACCACGCCGTGGAGATCGGTAGGCGGGTCGTGTTCGAGGCGACCGGTGGCATGCCGTCCACCAAGCAGTTGGCCTAA